In one Halorubrum sp. CBA1229 genomic region, the following are encoded:
- the rpiA gene encoding ribose-5-phosphate isomerase RpiA → MKTSGGSDAAKRRAGESAAAAVDDGDVVGLGTGSTAAHAIRRLGERVDAGLEIRGVPTSFASRELAADRGIPLLDLDEAVGPDAPGIDVAIDGADQVAVADGVEPTAGALIKGGGAAHAREKLVDAAADRFLVVADPSKEAPVLDRSVPVEALPAGRSVVAEAVRGAGGEPTLRRAERKDGPVVTDNGNLVLDCAFGAIADPSGLAATLSATPGVVEHGLFVDLADEVHVGTESGVRVLTR, encoded by the coding sequence ATGAAGACGAGCGGCGGCAGCGACGCGGCGAAGCGACGCGCCGGCGAGTCGGCGGCGGCGGCGGTCGACGACGGCGACGTCGTCGGGCTCGGGACGGGCTCGACCGCGGCGCACGCGATCCGGCGGCTGGGCGAGCGGGTCGACGCCGGGCTGGAGATACGCGGCGTCCCGACCTCGTTCGCGAGCCGCGAGCTCGCCGCCGACCGCGGGATCCCCCTGCTCGACCTCGACGAGGCGGTGGGGCCCGACGCGCCGGGGATCGACGTCGCGATCGACGGCGCGGACCAGGTCGCGGTCGCCGACGGCGTCGAGCCGACCGCGGGCGCTCTTATAAAGGGCGGCGGCGCAGCGCACGCCCGCGAGAAACTGGTCGACGCCGCGGCCGACCGCTTCCTCGTCGTCGCCGACCCCTCGAAGGAGGCCCCCGTCCTCGACCGGTCCGTCCCCGTCGAGGCCTTGCCGGCCGGTCGGTCGGTCGTCGCCGAGGCGGTGCGCGGGGCCGGCGGCGAGCCGACGCTCCGCCGCGCGGAGCGGAAGGACGGGCCGGTCGTCACCGACAACGGGAACCTCGTGCTCGACTGCGCGTTCGGCGCGATCGCGGACCCGTCGGGGCTCGCCGCGACCCTCTCGGCGACGCCGGGCGTCGTCGAGCACGGCCTCTTCGTCGACCTCGCCGACGAGGTCCACGTCGGCACGGAGTCGGGGGTCCGGGTGCTTACGCGCTGA
- a CDS encoding histidine kinase, giving the protein MATETATAANEVSTETGDWKAGVAGGLAGGVVFGLVMTYVIPAPLLGVVIPSMYGLAPPAAPFVGWVIHMAHGAVLGVGFAALVGLKPSIGENTGAALGAGAAYGLAVWVGLAVIVMPIWLSAVGSPANPPLPNVSALSAIGHLAYGAVLGGAYVGLAD; this is encoded by the coding sequence ATGGCGACCGAAACCGCGACCGCGGCGAACGAGGTATCGACCGAGACGGGCGACTGGAAGGCGGGCGTGGCCGGCGGGCTCGCCGGCGGCGTCGTCTTCGGACTCGTGATGACGTACGTGATCCCCGCCCCGCTTTTGGGGGTCGTGATCCCGTCGATGTACGGGCTCGCGCCGCCGGCGGCGCCGTTCGTCGGCTGGGTGATCCACATGGCCCACGGGGCGGTCCTCGGCGTCGGCTTCGCCGCGCTCGTCGGACTGAAGCCCTCGATCGGCGAGAACACGGGCGCGGCCCTCGGCGCCGGCGCGGCCTACGGGCTGGCCGTCTGGGTCGGGCTCGCCGTGATCGTGATGCCGATCTGGCTCTCCGCGGTCGGTTCCCCCGCGAACCCGCCGCTTCCCAACGTCAGCGCGCTGAGCGCCATCGGCCACCTCGCGTACGGAGCCGTGCTCGGCGGGGCGTACGTCGGGCTGGCGGACTGA
- a CDS encoding ACT domain-containing protein: MFDEILEKFEGSPSQQAVIRLFLERGFSVNEEGRVVSGGIEIPYTGIARELDVDRRVVDSTTDAILEDPELKRIFTNISSVPSLMDLAPVLDLTVLTIEVAAADEAGIVAEVTGILADHGVSIRQVLSEDPEFTDDPKLYVITDAELAGELLVEIRDLEYVRRVGF, from the coding sequence ATGTTCGACGAGATCCTCGAGAAGTTCGAGGGGTCACCGAGCCAGCAGGCCGTCATCCGGCTGTTCTTAGAGCGCGGCTTCTCCGTCAACGAGGAGGGCCGCGTCGTCTCCGGCGGGATCGAGATCCCCTACACCGGAATCGCGCGCGAGCTCGACGTCGACCGGCGGGTGGTCGACTCGACGACGGACGCCATCCTGGAGGACCCCGAGCTGAAGCGCATCTTCACCAACATCTCGTCGGTGCCGAGCCTCATGGACCTGGCGCCGGTCCTCGATCTCACGGTCCTCACTATCGAGGTCGCCGCCGCCGACGAGGCCGGGATCGTCGCCGAGGTGACCGGGATCTTGGCCGATCACGGGGTCTCGATCCGGCAGGTGCTGAGCGAGGACCCCGAGTTCACCGACGACCCGAAGCTGTACGTGATCACCGACGCGGAGCTGGCGGGGGAGCTGCTCGTCGAGATCCGCGACCTGGAGTACGTCCGTCGCGTGGGGTTCTGA
- a CDS encoding ATP-dependent DNA helicase, giving the protein MSESPHLRFFPYEEPYPNQREAMDRIANALDRGQDVLFEGAPGTGKTLSALVPALEHAREHDRTVVITTNVHQQMRQFVEDARAITREEPIRAVVFKGKSSMCHIDVDYQECQTLRDTTRELVETESEVRELEARQRELLAESREGDAGAAEAREAIMDELDELEAEIDEYEAANVCAHYRNNLVEDTDEFFGWLFEDVRTPEDVYAYADERELCGYELLKEGMEGVDLVVCNYHHLLDPNIREQFFRWIDRDPAEIITVFDEAHNVEDAARDHATRTLTETTLDAAVEELADSDDSRAEAAGNVVRAFRDALVETYDDALGFGERESIGENWEDVSIANDDRRDDLTLAFLRNYEGKGIDTETELAVQLGQALDEEYERRYRDGETTTRTECQTLQVARFVSTWMDEGTELGQYPVVSVRRDGATDEVYGRAELYTCIPRRVTEELFGEVAASVLMSATLRPFDVTKDVLGLEDVAALAYEMAYPEENRRTFAVDTPPLFASERNDPETQETVASLLRDAIRFTPGNTLAFFPSYAEAERYHERLGGAAGGGAGASGHTGAGGGLAAADLGSLYLDGPGQDEEDLRRTFVESDDATLFTSLWGTLAEGVSFDADDARTVVVVGVPYPHLSDRMEAVQDAYDRAFADRDRARDPGWAYAVEIPTIRKTRQALGRVVRGPDDFGVRILADRRYTTADMGKYSVRGAFPPEEREELLDVDPEKLKFAMLNFYGDHDAYDGAPPEP; this is encoded by the coding sequence GTGTCAGAGTCGCCGCATCTGCGGTTCTTCCCGTACGAGGAGCCGTATCCGAACCAGCGCGAGGCGATGGACAGGATCGCCAACGCGCTGGACCGCGGGCAGGACGTGCTGTTCGAGGGCGCGCCCGGGACCGGGAAGACCCTCTCCGCGCTCGTGCCCGCCCTGGAGCACGCCCGCGAGCACGACCGCACGGTCGTGATCACGACCAACGTCCACCAGCAGATGCGGCAGTTCGTCGAGGACGCCCGCGCGATCACCCGCGAAGAGCCCATCCGCGCGGTCGTCTTCAAAGGCAAATCGTCGATGTGCCACATCGACGTCGACTACCAGGAGTGTCAGACCCTCCGGGACACCACCCGCGAGCTGGTCGAGACGGAGAGCGAGGTCCGCGAGCTGGAGGCCCGCCAGCGCGAGCTGCTCGCCGAGAGCCGCGAGGGCGACGCCGGGGCAGCCGAGGCCCGCGAGGCGATCATGGACGAGCTCGACGAGCTGGAGGCGGAGATCGACGAGTACGAGGCCGCGAACGTCTGCGCCCACTACCGGAACAACCTCGTTGAGGACACCGACGAGTTCTTCGGGTGGCTGTTCGAGGACGTCCGCACCCCCGAGGACGTGTACGCGTACGCGGACGAGCGCGAGCTCTGCGGCTACGAGCTGCTCAAGGAGGGGATGGAAGGGGTCGACCTGGTCGTCTGCAACTACCACCACCTCCTCGATCCGAACATCCGCGAGCAGTTCTTCCGGTGGATCGACCGCGACCCCGCCGAGATAATCACCGTCTTCGACGAGGCGCACAACGTCGAGGACGCCGCCCGCGACCACGCCACCCGCACCCTCACGGAGACCACGCTCGACGCCGCCGTCGAGGAGCTCGCGGACAGCGACGACTCCCGCGCCGAGGCGGCCGGGAACGTCGTCCGCGCGTTCCGCGACGCCCTGGTCGAGACGTACGACGACGCGCTCGGGTTCGGCGAGCGCGAGTCGATCGGCGAGAACTGGGAGGACGTCTCGATCGCCAACGACGACCGGCGGGACGACCTCACGCTCGCGTTCCTCCGCAACTACGAGGGAAAGGGGATCGACACGGAGACGGAGTTGGCGGTCCAGCTCGGACAGGCGTTGGACGAGGAGTACGAGCGCCGCTACCGCGACGGCGAGACGACCACCCGGACCGAGTGTCAGACCCTGCAGGTCGCCCGGTTCGTCTCGACGTGGATGGACGAGGGCACCGAGCTCGGCCAGTACCCGGTGGTCTCCGTGCGCCGCGACGGCGCGACCGACGAGGTGTACGGCCGCGCGGAGCTGTACACCTGCATCCCCCGTCGGGTGACCGAGGAGCTGTTCGGCGAGGTCGCCGCCTCGGTGCTGATGAGCGCCACGCTCCGCCCCTTCGACGTCACGAAGGACGTGCTCGGGCTGGAGGACGTGGCGGCGCTCGCGTACGAGATGGCCTACCCCGAGGAGAACCGCCGGACGTTCGCGGTCGACACGCCGCCGCTGTTCGCCTCCGAGCGCAACGACCCGGAGACCCAGGAGACGGTGGCGTCGCTGCTGCGCGACGCGATCCGCTTCACCCCGGGCAACACGCTCGCCTTCTTCCCCTCGTACGCCGAGGCCGAGCGCTACCACGAGCGGCTCGGCGGAGCGGCGGGCGGCGGCGCCGGCGCGAGCGGCCACACCGGCGCGGGCGGCGGGCTCGCGGCCGCCGACCTCGGCTCCCTCTACCTCGACGGCCCCGGCCAGGACGAGGAGGACCTGCGCCGGACGTTCGTCGAGAGCGATGACGCCACGCTGTTCACCTCGCTGTGGGGCACGCTCGCGGAGGGCGTGAGCTTCGACGCCGACGACGCCCGGACGGTGGTGGTCGTCGGCGTCCCCTACCCGCACCTCTCCGACCGGATGGAAGCGGTCCAGGACGCGTACGACCGGGCGTTCGCCGACCGCGACCGCGCCCGCGACCCCGGGTGGGCGTACGCCGTCGAGATCCCGACGATCCGCAAAACGCGGCAGGCGCTCGGGCGCGTGGTCCGCGGCCCGGACGATTTCGGCGTCCGGATCCTCGCGGACCGCCGGTACACGACGGCCGACATGGGGAAGTACTCGGTCCGCGGCGCGTTCCCGCCGGAGGAGCGCGAGGAGCTGCTCGACGTCGACCCCGAGAAGCTGAAGTTCGCGATGCTGAACTTCTACGGCGACCACGACGCGTACGACGGAGCGCCGCCGGAGCCGTGA
- a CDS encoding DUF1931 family protein translates to MADLIVKAAVKEALDDKNVASDFYDALDDEVDELLEDAARRAEANDRKTVQPRDL, encoded by the coding sequence ATGGCAGACCTTATTGTCAAAGCGGCCGTCAAGGAAGCCCTGGACGACAAGAACGTCGCTTCGGACTTCTACGACGCGCTGGACGACGAAGTGGACGAGCTGCTCGAAGACGCCGCGCGCCGCGCCGAGGCTAACGACCGGAAGACGGTCCAGCCGCGCGACCTCTAA
- a CDS encoding ORC1-type DNA replication protein gives MTGDAGDDMLSWDESVFRDESVFEIDHVPETFRHRESQLESLKYALRPAVRGSRPLNTMVRGPPGTGKTTAVQKLFAELGARTDVRTVRVNCQVDSTRYAVFSRLFEGIFDYEPPSSGISFKKLFGQITDRLVEEDDVLVVALDDVNYLFYENEASDTLYSLLRAHEAHSGAKIGVIVVSSDLGLDVIDDLDTRVQSVFRPEEVYFPVYDATEIYDILFERAKRGFHDGVIGDTELERVADLTAESGDLRVGIDLLRRAGLNAEMRASKTIAEEDVESAYEKSKHVHLSRSLRGLSDSERALVRVLAENDGERAGTVYEAFHDETDLGYTRYSEIINKLDQLGVIEAEYAEVEGRGRSRELSLAYDAEAVLDRLE, from the coding sequence ATGACCGGGGACGCCGGCGACGACATGCTCTCGTGGGACGAGTCGGTGTTCCGCGACGAGTCGGTGTTCGAGATCGACCACGTCCCCGAGACGTTCCGCCACCGCGAGAGCCAACTGGAGAGCTTGAAGTACGCGCTCCGGCCCGCGGTGCGGGGTTCACGCCCGCTCAACACGATGGTGCGCGGCCCGCCCGGGACCGGGAAGACCACCGCGGTCCAGAAGCTGTTCGCCGAACTCGGCGCCCGCACCGACGTCCGGACGGTCCGGGTCAACTGCCAGGTGGACTCGACGCGGTACGCCGTCTTCTCGCGGCTGTTCGAGGGTATCTTCGACTACGAGCCGCCCTCCTCCGGGATCTCCTTCAAGAAGCTGTTCGGCCAGATCACCGACCGGCTCGTCGAGGAGGACGACGTGCTCGTCGTCGCCTTAGACGACGTGAACTACCTCTTCTACGAGAACGAGGCGTCCGACACCCTCTACTCGCTGTTGCGCGCCCACGAGGCGCACTCGGGGGCGAAGATCGGCGTCATCGTCGTCTCCTCCGACTTGGGGCTCGACGTGATCGACGACCTCGACACCCGCGTGCAGTCGGTGTTCCGCCCGGAGGAGGTGTACTTCCCCGTCTACGACGCCACCGAGATCTACGACATCCTCTTCGAGCGCGCGAAGCGCGGGTTCCACGACGGCGTTATCGGCGATACCGAGTTGGAGCGCGTCGCCGACCTCACCGCCGAGAGCGGTGACCTCCGGGTCGGGATCGACCTGCTCCGCCGTGCCGGGCTCAACGCCGAGATGCGCGCCTCCAAGACGATCGCGGAGGAGGACGTGGAGTCGGCGTACGAGAAGTCCAAGCACGTCCACCTCTCGCGGTCGCTCCGCGGGCTCTCCGACTCCGAGCGCGCCCTCGTCCGCGTGCTCGCCGAGAACGACGGCGAGCGCGCCGGGACGGTGTACGAGGCGTTCCACGACGAGACCGACCTCGGCTACACCCGCTACTCCGAGATCATCAACAAGCTCGACCAGCTCGGCGTGATCGAGGCCGAGTACGCCGAGGTGGAGGGGCGCGGCCGCTCCCGCGAGCTCTCCTTGGCCTACGACGCGGAGGCGGTGCTGGACCGGCTTGAGTGA
- the radA gene encoding DNA repair and recombination protein RadA, with translation MPEDELEDLPGVGPATADKLVENGFESYQSIAVASPGEMSNTADIGESSASDIINAAREAADVGGFETGATVLERREEIGKLSWQIDEVDDLLGGGIETQSITEVYGEFGSGKSQVTHQMAVNVQLSEENGGLEGGCIFVDSEDTFRPERIDDMVRGLDDEILADEMERREIEGTPSDEEAMEELVAAFLDQIHVAKAFNSNHQILLAEKAKELAGEHEESEWPIRIVCVDSLTAHFRAEYVGRGELADRQQKLNKHLHDLMRIGDLFNTAILVTNQVASNPDSYFGDPTQAIGGNILGHASTFRMYLRKSKGDKRIVRLVDAPNLADGEAVMRVQGEGLKPE, from the coding sequence ATGCCTGAAGACGAACTCGAGGACCTCCCCGGAGTCGGCCCAGCGACCGCGGACAAGCTCGTCGAGAACGGGTTCGAGAGCTACCAGTCGATCGCCGTCGCCAGTCCCGGCGAGATGTCGAACACCGCGGACATCGGCGAGTCGTCCGCCAGCGACATCATCAACGCCGCCCGCGAGGCCGCCGACGTCGGCGGCTTCGAGACGGGCGCGACCGTGCTCGAGCGCCGCGAGGAGATCGGGAAGCTCTCCTGGCAGATCGACGAGGTCGACGACCTGCTCGGCGGCGGCATCGAGACGCAGTCGATCACCGAGGTGTACGGCGAGTTCGGGTCCGGGAAGTCGCAGGTGACCCACCAGATGGCCGTCAACGTCCAGCTCTCGGAGGAGAACGGCGGGCTGGAGGGCGGCTGCATCTTCGTCGACTCCGAGGACACGTTCCGCCCGGAGCGGATCGACGACATGGTCCGCGGGCTGGACGACGAGATCCTCGCCGACGAGATGGAGCGGCGCGAGATCGAGGGCACTCCGAGCGACGAGGAGGCGATGGAGGAGCTCGTTGCGGCGTTCTTAGACCAGATCCACGTCGCGAAGGCGTTTAACTCCAACCACCAGATCCTGCTCGCGGAGAAGGCGAAGGAGCTGGCGGGCGAACACGAGGAGAGCGAGTGGCCCATCCGGATCGTCTGCGTGGACTCGCTGACCGCCCACTTCCGCGCCGAGTACGTCGGCCGGGGCGAACTCGCTGACCGGCAACAGAAGCTCAACAAGCACCTCCACGACCTGATGCGGATCGGCGACCTGTTCAACACCGCCATCCTCGTCACCAACCAGGTCGCGTCGAACCCCGACTCCTACTTCGGCGACCCGACCCAGGCGATCGGCGGCAACATCCTCGGTCACGCCTCCACCTTCCGGATGTACCTCCGGAAGTCGAAGGGCGACAAGCGGATCGTCCGGCTCGTCGACGCACCGAACCTCGCCGACGGCGAGGCCGTGATGCGCGTGCAGGGCGAGGGACTGAAGCCGGAGTAG
- a CDS encoding THUMP domain-containing protein encodes MYWLELAGETDAFAAREAATAATGVELLAPGIASAGSVGLGRDGESGPDRAAVRRLAYTRAAHEALARTDADVDAAVAALDAAPLDRSGTVAVRARNVRNTAAVSTTDAERALGGVLVDRGFDVDLDDPDHVLRALFAAGERAAHDAVPGADGEDASVCALGWVAAEAARDFAPKPTDRPFFQPGSMAPADARAYANLAGAAPGRTLLDPMCGTGGLPLEAGLVGADVVACDAQRKMVRGTRENLGEYLGRASDGPEAPENDGSAPDWHVARGDATALPLRDDAVDGVAFDAPYGRQSKIATHELADLVSGALAEAARVAPRTVVVADRDWRGPAREAGWAVDAAFERRVHRSLTRHVLVLDRE; translated from the coding sequence GTGTACTGGCTCGAACTCGCCGGGGAGACGGACGCGTTCGCCGCCCGCGAGGCCGCGACTGCGGCGACCGGCGTGGAGCTGCTCGCGCCCGGAATCGCGAGCGCCGGCAGCGTCGGACTCGGTCGTGACGGAGAGTCGGGACCCGACCGCGCCGCGGTCCGCCGACTCGCCTACACGCGCGCCGCCCACGAGGCGCTCGCCCGCACGGACGCCGACGTTGACGCCGCCGTCGCCGCGCTCGACGCCGCCCCGCTCGACCGCTCGGGCACGGTCGCGGTGCGGGCCCGCAACGTCCGGAACACCGCGGCCGTCTCGACGACCGACGCCGAGCGCGCCCTCGGGGGCGTCCTCGTCGACCGCGGCTTCGACGTCGACCTCGACGACCCCGACCACGTGCTGCGCGCGCTGTTCGCCGCGGGCGAGCGCGCCGCCCACGACGCCGTCCCCGGCGCCGACGGCGAGGACGCGTCGGTCTGCGCGCTCGGTTGGGTCGCCGCCGAGGCCGCCCGCGACTTCGCCCCGAAGCCGACCGACCGGCCATTCTTCCAGCCGGGGAGCATGGCTCCCGCCGACGCCCGCGCGTACGCCAACCTCGCGGGCGCCGCCCCGGGACGCACCCTGCTCGACCCGATGTGCGGCACCGGCGGGCTCCCCCTCGAGGCCGGGCTCGTCGGCGCTGACGTCGTCGCCTGCGACGCCCAGCGGAAGATGGTCCGCGGGACGCGGGAGAACCTCGGTGAGTACCTTGGCCGCGCTTCCGACGGGCCCGAGGCCCCCGAGAACGACGGGAGCGCCCCCGACTGGCACGTCGCCCGCGGCGACGCCACGGCGCTCCCGCTGCGCGACGACGCGGTCGACGGCGTCGCCTTCGACGCCCCGTACGGCCGCCAGTCGAAGATCGCCACCCACGAGCTCGCCGACCTCGTCTCGGGCGCGCTCGCCGAGGCCGCCCGGGTCGCGCCACGCACCGTCGTCGTCGCCGACCGCGACTGGCGCGGGCCGGCGCGCGAGGCGGGCTGGGCGGTCGACGCCGCCTTCGAGCGCCGGGTCCACCGGTCGCTCACCCGACACGTGCTGGTGCTCGACCGCGAGTGA
- a CDS encoding TATA-box-binding protein, giving the protein MADPKETITIENVVASTGIGQELDLQSVAMDLEGADYDPEQFPGLVYRTTDPKSAALIFRSGKIVCTGANSIDAVHESLAIVFDELRALDIPIDEPEVTVQNIVTSADLGESLNLNAIAIGLGLEHIEYEPEQFPGLVYRLDEPDVVALLFGSGKLVVTGGTSPDDAAAAVDVIVEELDGLGLLA; this is encoded by the coding sequence ATGGCCGATCCGAAGGAGACGATCACAATAGAGAACGTCGTTGCCTCCACGGGGATCGGGCAAGAGCTCGATCTCCAGAGCGTCGCGATGGATCTGGAGGGCGCCGACTACGACCCCGAGCAGTTCCCCGGGCTCGTCTACCGCACCACGGACCCGAAATCGGCCGCGCTGATCTTCCGGTCCGGAAAGATCGTGTGCACGGGCGCGAACTCGATCGACGCCGTCCACGAGAGCCTCGCCATCGTGTTCGACGAGCTCCGCGCGCTCGACATCCCGATCGACGAGCCCGAGGTAACGGTCCAGAACATCGTCACGTCCGCCGACCTCGGCGAGAGCCTCAACCTCAACGCGATCGCGATCGGGCTCGGGCTCGAACACATCGAGTACGAGCCGGAGCAGTTCCCCGGGCTCGTCTACCGGCTCGACGAGCCGGACGTGGTGGCGCTTTTGTTCGGCAGCGGGAAGCTCGTCGTCACGGGCGGGACGAGCCCGGACGACGCGGCGGCCGCCGTCGACGTGATCGTCGAGGAACTGGACGGCCTCGGGCTGCTCGCGTAG
- the larB gene encoding nickel pincer cofactor biosynthesis protein LarB has translation MRDTLEALDAGEIGVAEAESRLAGYATTAAGRFDAAREGRRGIPEAVLAEGKTPAEVAALATTAVETTGRALVTRADAEDAAAIRTAMADLDLDTAASLDPTVDRDERAGTVVVHAADFDPPELDATVAVVAAGTADAAVAGEAAVVAGEIGAAIDRVDDVGVANLDRILDQRDRIREADVVVVAAGREGALPTVVAGLVPAPVIALPVSTGYGAGGEGVAALHGALQSCSALTTVNVDAGFVAGAQAGLIARAIDAARRD, from the coding sequence ATGCGCGACACGCTCGAGGCGCTCGACGCCGGGGAGATCGGCGTCGCGGAGGCGGAATCGCGACTCGCGGGCTACGCGACGACGGCGGCCGGCCGGTTCGACGCCGCCCGCGAAGGCCGGCGGGGGATCCCAGAGGCGGTCCTCGCGGAGGGGAAGACGCCCGCCGAGGTCGCGGCGCTGGCGACGACCGCGGTCGAGACGACCGGCCGCGCGCTCGTCACCCGGGCCGACGCCGAGGACGCGGCCGCGATCCGGACGGCGATGGCGGACCTCGACCTCGACACCGCGGCGTCGCTCGACCCGACCGTCGACCGCGACGAGCGGGCCGGAACGGTCGTCGTCCACGCCGCCGACTTCGACCCCCCCGAGCTCGACGCGACGGTCGCGGTCGTCGCGGCCGGCACCGCGGACGCGGCGGTCGCGGGCGAGGCGGCGGTCGTCGCCGGCGAGATCGGGGCGGCGATCGACCGCGTCGACGACGTCGGCGTCGCGAACCTCGACCGGATCTTGGACCAGCGCGACCGGATCCGCGAGGCCGACGTCGTCGTGGTCGCGGCGGGCCGCGAGGGGGCGCTCCCGACGGTCGTCGCGGGGCTCGTCCCGGCGCCGGTGATCGCGCTCCCGGTGTCGACGGGGTACGGCGCCGGCGGCGAGGGTGTCGCCGCGCTCCACGGCGCGCTCCAGTCCTGCTCGGCGCTCACGACCGTGAACGTCGACGCCGGCTTCGTCGCCGGCGCGCAGGCGGGCCTTATCGCCCGCGCGATCGACGCGGCGCGGCGCGACTGA